Sequence from the Saccopteryx bilineata isolate mSacBil1 chromosome 6, mSacBil1_pri_phased_curated, whole genome shotgun sequence genome:
tttatttatttattcatttttttagagaggagagggagagagagagagagagagagaggagagacagagagagagaaggggaggaggagctggaagcatcaactcccatatgtgccttgaccaggcaagcccagggtttcgaacctgcgacctcagcacttctaggtcgacgctttatcccactgcaccaccacaggtcaggcgaatgtcccattttcaagccaatgggagtcattgtctagtctgtactgagacCATGCTGTGTTatagaagattaatttcttcagtttgaggtctgagagaccaagtttggtgaggtttttttacgagacatcctagaggggtctggtcggaaggcttagactctgaagagccatggagacaggtgagcaagagggggcgtcccctccttttgtcactgtcccaagaggagagaagctCCATGTGGGGaagtcatccctgatagaggtcatcaccacctgtcagggagctccaaggAAGAGAAGTCCGACTAGGCACccagtcttccgtgcagtccactgagactgaaagtcaaacccctcaaaatgtgaggcgtgtcagagaaaaccatccgaccaggaaggggtgtttttagagagaaatttagaggccaaccggggaagggggagggagaaagtccttacctttctctggtccagcaggggttcaggacagggttagactgctggccaattgacctacaattacacgtccaaacagaatcagggagtaagacctgaacgagctgccactgcccattgcttctctggttgtaagtttggacggcaatgAGGGaccatccaggcagttagtaccttGTCCCGGGTTtaggcaccagatgtaagaatgagatggcactcgatcaccaggtgtgcaggctttattagagttGAAAGATCTGCTGGGGCActtctccaggagaagtgcaccagtacaagctagggggacaaattatatggggtcaagaagaatttcaagcatgtgggtgttgaatcaaaagtcgtggtatgtccagagcccctccttggggcggcttgtcagccttttggaattcctctgtctcaggggtgatagtccagtaagggtgaggtctgaaagataagtggaacatcaagagggaagtttggaatacacatatctatcactaCAGGCTACCAGTGTTTCAAATTAGCAAAACAGTAGATCTGTCTTACCTACACAGTGGAGTTACAAATTAGTAAGTCAGAAGTTTACTTTACCTACAGCTAGTCCCATACCAGTACcaattctaaaactaaaaaagaaagcaagtattcagaggaaagctagaacataaagcaaaaagagttgctttgcttacctccttgatttctctgctgaATTATCCAAATTATCAAATTTGGGAACTGGAAGGCATCTACCATAGAACTCTccagaccccacaggaagaccaggagccctGGAAAGTCCCAGGTGGCGTGCCTCTCCATGAGATTCAAGTGGGGCCAGGCAGCTTCTCAGAGAGACCAGCCAATTCAGGGTGTCTCTATCCAGTGACACAAAATACCGGATCCCAAATGAGCCCccatatgttataaagtactgcaccccagattctgaaaggcactgtacctcatttcatcaagttcatgtagagacacccagtccagatgaattttgaagagttttattagaggaggagatttattaaatatgccagccgcatatggctgacacggggcatcaggcccaaatcatgcagtcccaaaaatagttcagggactGCTTAtacacccttgatcacacatgggcaggggagagcatgacatcatggcataggatggcaacatttgtttaggggattcacagaaacattaagactttcaaggtgcctgaccaggtggtggcacagtggatacagtgttgcactgggatgtggaggacccaggtttgagaccccgaggtctccagtttaagcgcgggctcatctggtttgagcaaacctcaccagcttggccaaggtcactagctcgagcaaggtgtttctcactctgctgtagccccacagtcaaggcacatatgagaaagcaatcaatgaacaactaaggagtcacaatgaaaaactgatgattgaaatgctgaggtccggttcaaaaccctgggattgcctggtcaaggcacatatgggagttggtacttccagctcctccccccttctcttctctctctctccctctctctctcctctctgaaaatgaataaataaatacaaaaaaaagtccacagaaaaactgatgattgatgcttctcctctctctctgttcttgtctgtctgttcctatctatccctctctctgactctctctctgtctctgttaaaaaaaaaaagactttcaaagtaacacaatcaaagatgttaacaaatctttcagggtttaaTTTTcttcactagcctagaggtattttaccctcaagattctaggaagggggaagaattacaatcaatgcaaggtggtatgtaaattctgcctcctattgaaagagcaaaattggcctgggtgctgaggatggctctagttgcaatggagcaacaccctagatgaacagagcatcgccccctagtggccttgtcgggtggatcccagtcggtcgcatgtgggagtctgtctgcctccccatttctcacttcagaaacatacaaacaaaaacaaacaaaaaatggaataTGTGTTACAGGGAAAAgcctcaaggttccatttagtctTATCTGATAGAGggctccagtattcataggctGATGGCACATTAGAAGAATccattgtgtcctgagaagtccattgtcccctctgccctctggctcaggtttgggaggagtttcctTAATGCACTGCCAgccaggtgagaggggaaggaagagggaaaaggttacattgtaggagaggcaccatgggagtAAAAAATGGATGGGAAATACTGAGGTTCAGAATTCAGAGTGTTTATAGTCAAGAGAGGTTGTCCTTCTCGGCTGAAGAATAGAAACATGGTCCTAACAGAGATCTGGGCcttgtgtttgtcattttatcCTGCCTTCCTGCTAAGAGAAACACAGTGGCCACGTTGTGGATTCATCACTCCACttttcttgttcatttctttttttttatcattcatttttagagaggagagagagagagaaagagggagagggagagagaggagagagagacagagaaagagagaaggggggaggagctggaagcatcaactcccatatgtgccttgtccaggcaagcctagggttttgaaccggtgacctcagcattccaggtcgatgctttatccactgcgccaccacaggtcaggccatcactcCACTTTTCGTTTTCcaagtttatccattcatttgagacacagagagagaagcattgagtgtattgctccacttagttgtttcatttagttatgtgctcattggttgctccttttaGGTGCCAACAATGGGGCTCACACCTGTCACATTGGCAATGGGAAAATGGTATCTGTacttagctacctggccagtgccCCATACCATATTTTTACActgtagtattttaattatcattcaattgaagttattttatatttccaattgtgatTCATTGGagggttatttagaaaatgtcatttataccttaaaccaggggtcaagaacctttttggctgagagagccatgaatgccacatattttaaaatgtaattctttgagagccatacaatgacccatgtacattacacattatccaataaaaatttagtgttgtcctggaggacagctgtgattggctccagccacctgcaaccatgaacatgagcggtaggaaatgaatggattgtaatacatgagaatgttttatatttttaacgttactttttttaaaattaatttatttatttattcatttttttagagaggagagggagagacagagagagaagagacagagagagagaaggggggaggagctggaagcatcaactcccatatgtaccttgaccgggcaagcccagggtttcgaaccggcgaactcagcatctccaggtcgacgctttatccacttcaccaccacaggccaggccgttattacttttttaattaaagatttgtctgcgagccagatgcagccatcaaaaagagccacatctggctcgtagGTTCGCAACCCATGCCTTAAACTATAAGGAGCTTGTAGGTTcttcttgttaatattttttaggttTATGGCCATGACAGCAAGACACACACTTTGTATTCTTTCAAACCATGAAGCTTGTTGAAGGttgctttctgttgctttgtggcCTCTGTAAATATGTTTGAAGTGTGCCTCTCTGTCACCTTGTGCACATGCCAGTTTCAGAAGAGAACTTAAGTAAAATCACCTTAGTGTTAGACAGCAAGACTGCAAGGAGCAACTTGTTGACCCCTTTACCTTATTTCTTGTGTCCAATAGGTTTTGGGGTTTTCCATCTTAAAGTAATATGTAAGATGTGTCacttgttctcaaattagctgcatgttatccatgtcacCTTTGTAAATATAAGATTCcggtctgacttgtggtggtgcagtggatagagcattgatttggaatgctgaggttgccagtttgaaactcaaggcttgctgggtcaaagcacatgttAGAGGCAACTCCTcagaggtgatgcttcctgctccttccccctttctatctcttctgtcttttctctaaaatcaatcaataattttttttcaaaaaatcttaGATTCTGTTATTCAGTTTTTGAAGTGTTCTATACACCCAGTATGACCTCATTGTCTTGTATTCTTGGGAATATCAGTTCCCCTTGAgcctttattatatatacattgacTATCCCTTGTTCATCTTATTATTTCACTTGATTATTAGTCCAGCTGCTAGAATTTTCAAAGTATaaggacatatttttatttcattccccACAGTGTCAAGGAGTCAGGCATGTGACATGAATGGCTGGGGAATTAAATCCTGGAGAGTCctgcagctgagatcatggacatgtatCAGCTAAGGGTAAGCTTTATTTCTGTTCCCTCTGTCagttacttggtttatttttatagggTTTGGTAGAATGTGGTAGGGCTGCTAGTGATGTTTCTCTATTCTACATTTACATtggtagtgaaatatattttgaagctcgCTGCTTGGACTTAGGGAGTCATGAGATGTCCTttatggagtcctggctgtgttTGCATTGTATCAGgttcagctcctgcatctgtcatTTAGCAAGTGAGGTCTGTTGTTTGGCTCCATGTCTGAAGTTCAGTTATGGGGTCTTGTTTACAGACCAGGAGCCTGTCTCCAGGGTTTGTTGTTGAATCTGTATTCTGCTGTGCACCTGGGGTCCCATTGCATTTAACCTCGTATCTGAGTTCCAGTGTGGGGCCCATGAGCAGCTCCAGTTCTAGAGCATGATgtatggactctggtgtccaAGGTGCCATGTCAGTTTCTGGCATGGGTGTGTCCTAGTCTCGATTGGGTCTGTAGACCAGTGTTAGGTGTTCGGTGCCAAGTTCCCTTTTTGGTTTGGGGGTTGGTCCAGTGTTCAGTTTAAGTCGTCTAGGGTCCACAGAGCCCTGATTCTGTCTAAGGACTCTGGTGTCTGTTCAGTAATGATTGTTGTGTTCATGTTGGCAGGAAGGTAGATATGGATGGGAAAGAGAGCAAAGCGAATGGGAGATTCTATTCTATAAAACTCGGAATACCTGCTTCAGGAAGAAgtctcaaggttccatttagtcaaatctgatagaaggctccaaTATTAATAGGCTTGATGACACAGTAGAGAAATCCATTGTGTTCTGAGAGGTCCATCGTCCCCTCAGCCCTCTGgttcaggtttgggaggagtttctcTAAGGCACTGCCGGTCATGTGTTTTGGGGAAGTGAGAGGGAAATGGTTCCATttgtaggagaggcaccatgAAAAGCAATAATGGGCAGGAAACACTGTGAGGTGCAGAATTAGATTGTTGATGGTAAAAAAGGTAACCTTTTCTAGGTGAAAAATAGGAACATGATCCAAAGAGATATCtagattttttactttgtttttcttttcttattttctgcctGTCTGTTGAGGGAAATGCACTAGGCATGTTGCAGGTCTTTCTCAGctttttccatttgatttttacatttttttacattgatttgagagagggaagcatgaaataatttttttcaattagttgttccatttagttgtgtactccttGGTCACTCCTCTTAGGTGCTGAGACCTGTGAcaaaacccacaatcttggcacaCAGGGaggacactccatgcactgagccatctggtcagggaaccataggtttttaaaaattattattatctttcagttgatgaaattattttagaattctaattgcaatgtatgttacaggttatttaaaattgtattttataagtgTAAGTATAAGGACTTCCTGGCTTATTTGTTACTAATGATTTCAAGGTTAACTGTCACAAGAGGAAGAGACATGGGTTATGTAATTTCAAACTTTTGAAGTTTGTTGTCACTTCCTTTATAGTGCAGTATGGTCCCTTTTCAATGTGTCTCTGCTGTTAGGCCATGTGCATCTTGAGAACAACACATCAGTGGTGGTCAGGAGGAACAGGGGTGGGTACAGTGCATTATATGTCAGTTGTTGGAtggcaggaatcaaaggaggacaaaaacgctCAGAcagcttgatgaaggaagtagcaTTTATTTAGCTGGCAGAGCAGTGTGACTGCAAAAGAGGCAACCAAACATGTactccccgaagttagatttcttacatcttatataccttttacagaatagagGTTTTAatgcaaggggctcgtgatccctttgtctagagataTATGTCACTcccatgactccaggatgggagggtgagtttaggtAGATTCAGAGGATGTATTGGAGTTTTTtcaattaaggtatgtaaacactgtttcttaaaagcttttgagaaatgaaaaggggaagtggttttcagataagttttatcttttttgctttgtgtagcaagtggccccaggcaccctttcagagaactataagaagtagttaatttataactgcctgactcagttacccctgcaggctcccttctcttgcattcttcttgtttcttccttctcagggaagaggggggcaTGCCTCTCCCTCCTtagttatattttctatctctgtactttctttttttgtggtaataTATTGGTTCTGAAAGATTATTTTCTATCCTTAAATGAGAGAGTTGGATGAAACCCATGGTTATGCCctcaccaggtagctcagttagttagagtgtcattctgatacaccaaggttgtaggcttgatcctcagtcaggggacATCCAAGAATTAAACAGTGAATGCATGAGAACATTGGTGCTGTCATATTTGGAGTTTAGCAGTTCTAATAGATGTGAGTGTTGTATTACTGTAGTCTTATTGTGTCATTTCCTGATGATACATcaggcagagcttatttttacaaggttaggTGCTTGGTCTCGTCAacataagaaacatgaaaactggAAGTTTTTAGGAtcttatttgagccaaaatgacTCCAAATGTTTTGGTTGAAGATCTCCATTCCTACAGACTGACAGTGTAgcaatttatcttttattattttttaaaatttattttaggccatggctggttggctcagtggtagagagtcagcctggcgtgcaggagtcctgggttcaattcccagccagggcacacaaaagaagcacccatctgcttccccacatctccccctctccttcctgtctctctcttccctcccacagccaaggctccattagagcaaagttggcccgggcgctgaggatggctttgtggcctctgcctcaggcgctagactggctctggttgcaacagagcagtgccccagatgggcgaagcatcaccccctggtgggcatgccaggtggatcctggtcggacgcatgtgggagtctgactgcctccctgtttccaacctcagaaaaatacaaaaaaatatttattttagacagtgtagagaggggggagtgagaaggtgggagtagaaagcatcaatttccatatgtgccttgatcaggcaagtccagtctttttttttcacttaatttgttttattttattttattttattttttgtcttttttttttttttttttacagggacagagagagagtcagatagagggatagacagggacagacagacaggaatggagagagatgagaagcatcaatcatccgttttttgttgtgacaccttagttgttcattgattgctttctcatatgtgccatgaccgcgggccttcagcagactgagtaaccccccgcttgagccagtgaccttgggtccatgctagtgagcttttttgctcaagccagatgagcccatgctcaagctggctatcctggggtctcgaacctgggtccttctgcatcccagtccgacgctctatccactgcgccaccgcctggtcaggctattttttgtctttttatgaagctggaaatggggaggcagtcagacagactcccgcatgcacccgaccaggatccacctggcatgcccaccagggagtgatgctttgcccatccagggcatcgctgttgcgaccagagccagtctagcgcctgaggcagaggccatggagccatccccagagcctgggccatctttgctaaaatggagccttggctgtgggaggggaagagagagacagagaggaaggagagggggaggggtggagaagcagatgggcacttttcctgtgtgccctggctgggaatcaaacccgggacttctgcacgccaggccgacgctctaccactgagccaactggccacggcctaATTTGTTTTAGATagtgcagagagagaagcaattttttcctttttttttttttgcaagagagacagagagagggacagatagggaaagacatgaagggagaaagatgagaagcatcaattctttgttagggcaccttagttgttcattgattgctctcatatgtgccttgaccaggaggctacagcacagtgaatgacctcttgctcaagccagcaatcctggggtcatgtctatgattccacactgaaGCCTGCAATTTTAcactcaatcaagctggtgagcctgtgctcaagctggcgaccttgggttttttaacctgggtcctctgaattccAGTTTAgggctctatgcactgcaccactgcctgatcaggcaccattctcattttatagattaaaatacagaaaaatggaagttgAGAATCTTGCCTTAGATTGCACAGCtggtgagggcagagctgagattcaaagcaACTATTGAATGATCCATGTGGTATCACCATGAGATGCTCACCCTGTAGAGGCCAgtgaggagagaatgagagagaccaGGTGCCCAGACTGAGCCAGGTAcagacatgcacatgcacatgttcTTCCCTGGTTTGCaccactgagacacagaggtcaGAGGAAATCATGACAGAAGCCAAGAGAAGCCCAGGGAGGAGGGTTGTGAGCCTACTAGGAGAAAAGGCTCCACTTCCTGGGAGTCAAGGAAATTCCTTTCCTGGTGAGTCTGTCTCAAATCTCTCCCTGGGCAGTAAGCTAAGTAGATTGACTCCAGACTTCCACATTTCCAGTTGTTGAGTTTCTATGCATGACAGTGTGAGTTCTCTGTGGCTCTCCTGGAACTCTGGTTCCAGTGAAAGGGGGAATGAGGTATGTGAGCTTCAAAGTTTTATGAAGATAAGATTTATTAGAACCAGAGGCCAAGATACCATGGAGGAGATTGGTGTTGACATTCCCATAGCACTTAAGGAACTGTTTGTCTAGCTCATCTCTTGTTATGAAAGTGAAGAATTTGTTTAACCAGTTACTTCTGTATTACATACACTCTTGGGAGGGAAGTGGTCAATAGACTCCTTCTGAAGTCTCTTCAGAGGTGGGATATGACCCATGTAACAGCTATGACTGTGGAGATGCAATTTTATGCTAATAACTCACTACACTCTTTGCAAACataaggcttctcccctgagtgttttCTCTGGTGTATGAGGAGTTGTGACTTCCGTGCAAAGCCTTGCTCAcacaccctgcaaacatagggcttctcccctgaatgtgtcctctggtgtctgaggagatgtgacttaCGTGCAAAGCctctctcacactccctgcaaacatagggcttctcccctgagtgtgtcctctggtgtatgaggagatgtgacttctgtgcaaagcctcgttcacactccctgcaaacatagggcttctgccctaagtgtgtcctctggtgtatgaggagacCTGACTTCCATGcaaagcctcgttcacactccctgcaaatatagggcttctcccctgaatgtgtcctctggtgtctgaggagatgtgacttaCGTGCAAAGCctctctcacactccctgcaaacatagggcttctcccctgagtgtgtcctctggtgtatgaggagatctgacttctgtgcaaagcctcgttcacactccttgcaaacatagggcttctgccctaagtgtgtcctctggtgtatgaggagacttgacttctgtgtaaagcctTGTTCACATTCCTTGCAaatatagggcttctcccctgaatgtgtcctctggtgtctgaggagatgtgacttccgTGCAAAGCctctctcacactccctgcaaacatagggcttctcccctgagtgtgtcctctggtgtatgaggagcTGTGACTTACGTGCAAAGCctctctcacactccctgcaaacatagggcttctcccctgagtgtgtcctctggtgtttgAGGAGATCTGACTTCTGTGCAAAGCCTTGTTCACActctctgcaaacatagggcttctgccctaagtgtgtcctctggtgtatgaggagacCTGACTTCCATGcaaagcctcgttcacactccTTGCAaatatagggcttctcccctgaatgtatcctctggtgtctgaggagatgagACTTACGTGCAAAGCctctctcacactccctgcaaacatagggcttctcccctgagtgtgttctttgcaaagcctcgttcacactccctgcaaacatagggcttatGCCCtaagtgtgtcctctggtgtatgaggagacttgacttccatgcaaagcctcgttcacactccTTGCAaatatagggcttctcccctgaatgtatcctctggtgtctgaggagatgtgacttaCGTGCAAAGCctctctcacactccctgcaaacatagggcttctcccctgagtgtgtcctctggtgtttgaggagatctgacttctgtgcaaagcctctctcacactccctgcaaacatagggcttctcccctgagtgtgtcctctggtgtttgaggagatctgacttctgtgcaaagccttgttcacactccctgcaaacatagggcttctgccctaagtgtgtcctctggtgtatgaggagacCTGACTTCCATGCAAAACCTCGTTCACACTCCTTGCAaatatagggcttctcccctgaatgtatcctctggtgtctgaggagttGAGACTTACGTGCAAAGCctctctcacactccctgcaaacatagggcttctcccctgagtgtatcctctggtgtatgaggagatgtgacttctgtgcaaagcctcgttcacactctctgcaaacatagggcttctgccctaagtgtgtcctctggtgtatgaggagacCTGACTTCCGTgtaaagccttgctcacactccctgcaaatatagggcttctcccctgaatgtatcctctggtgtctgaggagatgtgacttccgTGCAAAGCctctctcacactccctgcaaacatagggcttctcccctgagtgtgtcctctggtgtatgaggagatgAGACTTCCGTGCAAAGCctctctcacactccctgcaaacatagggcttctcccctgagtgtgtcctctggtgtttgAGGAGATCTGACTTCTTTGcaaagcctcgttcacactccctgcaaacatagggcttatGCCCtaagtgtgtcctctggtgtatgaggagatgtgacttccaTGCAAAGCCTCGTTCTCAttcctgcaaacatagggtttctcccctgaatgtGTTCTCTGGTGTCCGAGGAGATATGACTTACATGCAAAGCctctctcacactccctgcaaatatagggcttctcccctgagtgtgtcctctggtgtatgaggagatcTGCCTTCCACtcaaagcctcgctcacactctctgcaaacatagggcttctctcctgagtgtgtcctctggtgtctgaggagatttgacttctgtgtaaagcctcgctcacactccctgcaaacatagggcttctcctctGAGTGTGTCCTGTGGTGTCTGAGAATATGTGACTTATCTTCAAAGTCTTGCCCACACTCTCCATACTTGACAGCAACAATTCTTGACATTCCTACTCCCATTGATACTTTGCCTGTGTCCACTGAATTTACTTCCTGGCCTGTGCTGGGCACTTCCTGcatcattctctcttgctcactagagcTTCCCATGTGTCCTTTACAAGGTTTGAAAAAGGTCTTTGAAATCCTCTTCTGCCTGGGCCTTTTAAGCAAaagcctggacttttctttgacctcttgaccttcagctttgtcatcccagttgtgtgtatcagtatgttGCTGCTGCTGACTTGGATCCTCTGGGCAGGGATCCTCTGATTGCAGCTGTTTTCTTGTAGATGTTCCTAGGAGAATCTGAGGGCAGTGACTGCGTCCCATGTGTTGGGTGAGGAATTTCTGACTGGAGAAGACCAGAGAGCAGGAAGGACACATGTGTATCTCTGGCTTTGGTTCTGCTGAAAGAGTAAATTTTGGTCAGGGTAGAGGTTGATACGGCTGCATGAGTCA
This genomic interval carries:
- the LOC136309459 gene encoding zinc finger protein 337-like translates to MSRIVAVKYGECGQDFEDKSHILRHHRTHSEEKPYVCRECERGFTQKSNLLRHQRTHSGEKPYVCRECERGFAKKSDLLKHQRTHSGEKPYVCRECERGFARKSHLLIHQRTHSGEKPYVCRECERGFARKSHLLRHQRIHSGEKPYICRECEQGFTRKSGLLIHQRTHLGQKPYVCRECERGFAQKSHLLIHQRIHSGEKPYVCRECERGFARKSQLLRHQRIHSGEKPYICKECERGFAWKSGLLIHQRTHLGQKPYVCRECEQGFAQKSDLLKHQRTHSGEKPYVCRECERGFAQKSDLLKHQRTHSGEKPYVCRECERGFAQKSDLLKHQRTHSGEKPYVCRECERGFARKSQLLIHQRTHSGEKPYVCRECERGFARKSHLLRHQRTHSGEKPYICKECEQGFTQKSSLLIHQRTHLGQKPYVCKECERGFAQKSDLLIHQRTHSGEKPYVCRECERGFARKSHLLRHQRTHSGEKPYICRECERGFAWKSGLLIHQRTHLGQKPYVCRECERGFAQKSHLLIHQRTHSGEKPYVCRECERGFARKSHLLRHQRTHSGEKPYVCRVCEQGFARKSQLLIHQRKHSGEKPYVCKECSELLA